A portion of the Tenacibaculum todarodis genome contains these proteins:
- the fabG gene encoding 3-oxoacyl-[acyl-carrier-protein] reductase, whose translation MKLLENKTAIITGASRGIGRGIAVEFAKQGCNVAFTFSSSVDAATALETELKALGVNAKGYQSNAADFDAAQELAKNVLEEFGSIDVLINNAGITKDNLLMRISEDDFDKVIEVNLKSVFNLTKAVIRPMMKQRKGSIINMSSVVGLKGNAGQSNYAASKAGILGFSKSVALELGSRNIRSNVVAPGFIETEMTAKLDEKVVEGWRNDIPLKRGGTPEDIANACVFLASDMSSYITGQTLSVDGGMLT comes from the coding sequence ATGAAATTACTAGAAAATAAAACTGCAATTATTACAGGAGCCTCAAGAGGTATTGGAAGAGGAATTGCAGTAGAATTTGCAAAACAAGGCTGTAATGTAGCATTTACCTTCAGCTCTTCTGTAGACGCAGCAACAGCATTAGAAACAGAATTAAAAGCATTAGGAGTAAACGCGAAAGGATATCAATCTAACGCAGCAGATTTTGATGCAGCACAAGAATTGGCTAAAAACGTATTAGAAGAATTTGGATCTATAGATGTGTTAATTAACAATGCAGGTATTACCAAAGACAATTTATTAATGCGTATTTCTGAAGACGATTTTGATAAAGTTATAGAAGTAAACTTAAAATCGGTTTTTAACTTAACAAAAGCAGTTATTAGACCTATGATGAAACAACGCAAAGGTTCAATTATAAATATGAGTTCTGTAGTTGGTTTAAAAGGGAATGCAGGTCAATCTAATTATGCAGCTTCAAAAGCAGGTATTTTAGGTTTTTCTAAATCGGTAGCATTAGAATTAGGTTCAAGAAATATTAGATCTAACGTAGTTGCTCCAGGTTTTATTGAAACAGAAATGACAGCAAAGTTAGACGAAAAAGTAGTAGAAGGTTGGCGTAATGATATTCCATTGAAACGTGGTGGAACACCAGAAGACATTGCAAATGCGTGTGTGTTTTTAGCTTCGGATATGTCTTCGTATATTACAGGACAAACTTTATCTGTTGATGGAGGAATGTTAACCTAA